Genomic window (Pseudomonadota bacterium):
CGTAAAAGGATGACCTGGGGAGCCGCACGGGGTGTTGTCGGCCGAGGGCAGCAAATGTTCATTTTGCAGGAGGCTCCTGCTTAATCTATAATTTTTTTTCGGAGTACAGCATGAAACATATCATCGTCCTCGCGACCCGCAACGAAGGGAAAGTAAAGGAGTTCCGAAGCCTGCTCGGCGACGACAAGGTCGACCTGCGCAGCTTGAACGATTTCGGCCCGATCCCGGAAGCGGTGGAAGACGGCGAAACCTTCGACGACAACGCCTACAAAAAGGCGCACTTCACCGCCAGGGTGCTCGGCCTGCCCGCCATCTCCGATGATTCCGGCCTGGTCGTGAATGCCCTCGACGGCGCACCCGGCGTCTACTCCGCCCGTTATGCGGGCCCGGAGGCCACCGACCAGGACAACATCAAAAAACTTCTCCAGGAAATGGCAGGGAAAAGCGACCGTTCGGCCGCCTTTCACTGCGTGATCTCCATTGCCGTCCCCACCGGCCCGGCCCTCACCTATGAGGGACGCTGCGAGGGAGAGATCACCACCGAGCCGAAAGGTGATGGCGGGTTTGGCTATGATCCGGTCTTTTTTTCTCCGGAACTCGGCAAAACCTTCGCTGAAAGCACTCTGGAAGAGAAAAACCGGGTCAGCCACCGGGGCCGCGCTCTCGCTGACGTAGCCGCGGAAGCTGACAAGATCATGGCC
Coding sequences:
- a CDS encoding XTP/dITP diphosphatase, with the translated sequence MKHIIVLATRNEGKVKEFRSLLGDDKVDLRSLNDFGPIPEAVEDGETFDDNAYKKAHFTARVLGLPAISDDSGLVVNALDGAPGVYSARYAGPEATDQDNIKKLLQEMAGKSDRSAAFHCVISIAVPTGPALTYEGRCEGEITTEPKGDGGFGYDPVFFSPELGKTFAESTLEEKNRVSHRGRALADVAAEADKIMAWLDARITEAKPPKPDHSQFEDNDWSS